In Primulina eburnea isolate SZY01 chromosome 3, ASM2296580v1, whole genome shotgun sequence, one DNA window encodes the following:
- the LOC140826675 gene encoding serine/threonine-protein kinase D6PKL1-like, which produces MERIPESLQLPRQLPFAAKVKSHPNLSRRDEVQKPSLMVEFSELDSPTPAKAMKGKIYLQEDQEHIPGILSFNISGDAFDDIGSTSFHGVSHPPEPVDTDLMRPVYLPIGQNNGDGKYVLKNMSVKGPSMEDFSIKVSGTKPIPPSPTEVVSKEAIYLAAVSYPFSVQRPSRNTEANPLRCSEDKECVWDTSLPPSGNVSPHSSIDSFGVATALSMGNSCTRTCQSDGIMSDGMLSVDRNYESTKESILGDSLESTKSSLSRASDSSGLSDDSNWSNITGSANKPHKGNDPRWKAILAIRSRDGILGMSHFKLMKRLGCGDIGSVYLSELSTTQCFFAMKVMDKASLASRKKLTRAQTEREILQLLDHPFLPTLYTHFETDRFSCLVMEYCPGGDLHTLRQKQPGKHFSEYAARFYAAEVLLALEYLHMLGVVYRDLKPENVLVREDGHIMLSDFDLSLRCAVSPTLIRASAFDSDPSKRGAAFCVQPACIEPTSACIQPSCFLPRIFPSKNKKRFGRPPAEPGKTSGTLPELVAEPTAARSMSFVGTHEYLAPEIIKGEGHGSAVDWWTFGVFLHELLYGKTPFKGSGNRATLFNVVGQQLKFTDSPATSYASRDLIRGLLVKEPQHRLGVKRGATEIKQHPFFEGINWALIRCSTPPEVPRPVEPELPVMSGQFQPVDVGTGSKTIVGATEMKSGGKFLDFEFF; this is translated from the exons ATGGAAAGGATACCCGAATCCCTACAACTTCCCAGGCAGCTGCCTTTTGCGGCGAAGGTGAAGAGTCACCCCAATTTGTCCAGAAGAGACGAGGTTCAAAAACCTTCCCTGATGGTGGAATTTTCTGAGTTGGATTCACCTACTCCTGCCAAAGCAATGAAAGGGAAAATCTATTTGCAGGAGGATCAAGAACACATCCCAGGCATTCTTTCGTTTAACATCAGTGGCGATGCATTTGATGATATAGGCTCTACTTCATTTCATGGGGTAAGTCATCCTCCTGAACCAGTCGACACTGATTTGATGAGGCCTGTCTATTTACCAATTGGTCAGAACAATGGGGATGGAAAATATGTACTTAAAAATATGTCTGTAAAGGGCCCTTCTATGGAAGATTTTTCAATCAAGGTGTCGGGTACTAAACCAATCCCGCCTTCACCCACAGAGGTTGTAAGCAAAGAAGCTATCTATTTAGCTGCTGTATCATACCCATTTTCAGTTCAACGTCCATCCCGAAATACCGAAGCAAACCCCCTCCGGTGTTCAGAGGATAAGGAATGTGTATGGGACACGTCATTACCTCCAAGTGGGAATGTTAGTCCACATAGTAGCATTGATAGTTTCGGTGTTGCTACGGCTTTGAGTATGGGAAATAGCTGCACTAGAACGTGCCAGAGCGATGGGATAATGAGTGATGGTATGCTTAGTGTGGACAGGAACTATGAGAGTACGAAAGAGAGTATTCTTGGGGATTCGCTCGAGAGTACTAAATCTAGCCTCAGTCGAGCAAGTGATAGCAGCGGACTAAGCGATGATAGTAACTGGAGTAACATTACGGGCAGCGCGAATAAGCCTCACAAGGGAAATGATCCTAGGTGGAAGGCTATCCTTGCTATTCGATCACGTGATGGTATTTTAGGCATGAGCCATTTCAAGTTAATGAAAAGACTCGGATGCGGGGATATTGGAAGTGTGTATCTTTCCGAGTTGAGTACAACTCAGTGTTTCTTTGCGATGAAGGTAATGGATAAGGCATCCCTTGCTAGCAGGAAGAAGTTGACAAGAGCCCAGACGGAACGGGAAATCTTGCAGTTACTTGATCATCCGTTCTTGCCAACATTGTACACACATTTTGAAACAGATAGATTTTCATGTTTGGTCATGGAATATTGTCCTGGAGGAGATCTTCATACCCTGAGGCAGAAACAACCTGGGAAACATTTTTCAGAATATGCTGCAAG GTTTTATGCCGCAGAAGTTCTACTGGCACTTGAGTATCTTCACATGCTTGGAGTTGTCTATAGGGATTTGAAACCAGAAAATGTTCTAGTCCGTGAAGATGGCCACATTATGctttcagattttgatctttCCCTGCGATGTGCTGTTTCACCAACCCTGATAAGAGCTTCTGCATTTGATTCTGACCCCTCCAAACGAGGGGCTGCGTTCTGTGTACAGCCAGCATGTATTGAGCCCACCTCAGCATGCATTCAGCCTTCATGTTTCCTTCCTCGGATCTTTCCCTCAAAAAATAAGAAAAGGTTTGGAAGGCCCCCGGCCGAGCCTGGGAAAACTTCTGGTACGCTCCCCGAGCTAGTTGCAGAACCTACTGCTGCACGTTCCATGTCATTTGTTGGGACTCATGAGTACTTAGCACCCGAAATCATCAAGGGCGAGGGCCATGGCAGTGCAGTAGACTGGTGGACTTTCGGTGTGTTCTTACATGAACTACTCTATGGTAAAACACCATTCAAGGGTTCCGGAAATCGAGCCACTCTTTTCAATGTTGTAGGGCAGCAGCTCAAATTCACTGATTCACCAGCTACCAGTTATGCTAGCCGGGATCTTATAAGAGGATTGCTAGTTAAAGAACCGCAGCATAGGCTCGGTGTGAAAAGAGGAGCAACAGAAATAAAGCAGCACCCTTTCTTTGAAGGCATAAATTGGGCTTTGATACGTTGCAGCACGCCGCCAGAGGTGCCAAGACCAGTCGAGCCGGAGCTTCCGGTGATGTCTGGGCAATTCCAGCCTGTCGATGTGGGCACTGGCAGCAAAACGATTGTAGGTGCAACAGAAATGAAATCTGGAGGTAAATTTCTGGATTTTGAGTTCTTTTAA
- the LOC140826677 gene encoding phosphatidylglycerophosphate phosphatase PTPMT2-like, with product MYIEELSEEGCENGEQKVYSGVAEGAIVVWDAKRALVGAGARALFYPTLLYNVVRNKIQSEFRWWDMVDEFILLGAVPFPNDVPRLKALGVGGVVTLNEPYETLVPTSLYHDYNIEHLVIPTRDYLFAPVYGDICQAVEFIHSNTLCHKITYVHCKAGRGRSTTIVLCYLVKHKKMTPDAAFQYVRSIRPRVLLASSQWQAVLDYYMRLKKREVKTCTDNSQRRSLIFPLNVDLEDLDYGSIVVVDESDLDGYEENRDTKIGGQNMMAEVNLACRVQFASQAAIARLSCLWLRTHSEQKVTRKKMGSSVGSSQIGSMGIDVHVY from the exons atgtaTATTGAGGAACTGAGTGAGGAAGGTTGTGAGAATGGGGAGCAGAAAGTCTACAGTGGTGTTGCTGAAGGGGCTATTGTTGTTTGGGATGCGAAACGAGCGTTGGTTGGAGCTGGGGCTCGTGCTCTTTTCTATCCCACGTTGCTGTACAATGTTGTTAGAAATAAGATTCAGTCCGAGTTTCGGTGGTGGGATATGGTCGACGAG TTTATTTTGCTAGGTGCTGTACCATTTCCCAATGATGTTCCGCGCCTGAAAGCTCTTGGTGTAGGTGGTGTGGTTACCTTGAACGAACCATATGAAACTTTAGTTCCAACTTCCCTGTATCAT GATTATAACATTGAGCACTTAGTCATACCTACAAGAGATTATCTTTTTGCTCCTGTGTATGGGGATATTTGCCAAGCTGTAGAATTCATTCACA gCAATACACTTTGTCACAAAATTACTTATGTTCACTGCAAGGCTGGCCGTGGCCGTAGCACTACAATTGTTCTCTGTTACCTG GTCAAACACAAGAAGATGACCCCCGATGCTGCATTTCAGTATGTGAGGTCAATCAGGCCGAGAGTTCTGTTGGCCTCTTCCCAGTGGCAG GCGGTTCTAGATTATTATATGAGACTCAAGAAGCGGGAAGTCAAAACCTGCACGGATAATTCACAACGTAGAAGTTTAATTTTCCCTTTAAATGTGGACCTTGAAGATCTTGACTATGGTTCGATTGTGGTAGTTGATGAATCGGACCTTGATGGATACGAAGAAAATCGTGACACTAAGATAGGGGGACAGAACATGATGGCTGAGGTGAACCTCGCCTGTAGAGTACAGTTTGCTAGTCAGGCAGCAATAGCAAGGCTTTCATGCCTGTGGCTTCGCACCCACTCGGAGCAAAAGGTAACGAGAAAGAAAATGGGAAGCTCGGTGGGGAGCAGTCAGATAGGTAGTATGGGAATCGATGTACATGTTTATTGA
- the LOC140826678 gene encoding peptidyl-prolyl cis-trans isomerase FKBP20-2, chloroplastic has product MFFLSFPILSSGSHLSSLGSFSIQKRLLSVSCSRRNLLGNGEQTKSSFKFEENTKRRLLLVLLVGSGIFPALPSCGKTKKQNPYDERRLLEQNKRIQKENGVPDEFPNFVREGFTVRVVTSDDYVKRDSGLIFRDVEVGKGDCPKAGQQVTFHYIGYNESGRRIDSTYLQGSPAKVRMGTKALIPGFEEGIQDMKPGGKRRLIVPPELGPPVGPSTFFSSKQFEVFDVELLSIQDCTRRTIGFYSDVVCD; this is encoded by the exons ATGTTTTTCCTCTCGTTTCCCATTCTTTCCTCTGGGAGCCATCTCTCGT CACTCGGATCATTTTCCATTCAGAAGAGACTCTTGTCGGTTTCTTGTTCTCGCCGTAATCTACTGGGAAACGG AGAACAGACTAAAAGCTCGTTCAAATTTGAGGAGAATACTAAGCGGAGGCTTCTCCTTGTTCTCTTGGTCGGTTCCGGTATATTTCCTGCGCTGCCATCTTGTGGAAAGACAAAGAAACAAAACCCATATGATGAGAGGCGCCTTTTAGAGCAGAACAAGCGGATACAGAAAGAGAACGGTGTACCTGATGAGTTCCCTAATTTTGTTAGAGAAG GCTTTACGGTGAGAGTAGTGACATCAGATGATTATGTTAAGCGAGATTCAGGTCTCATTTTTCGGGACGTTGAAGTTGGTAAGGGTGATTGTCCAAAGGCTGGCCAACAG gtGACTTTTCATTACATTGGTTACAATGAATCTGGCCGGCGTATAGATAGTACCTACTTACAAGGTTCGCCTGCAAAAGTTCGAATGGGTACTAAGGCCTTAATTCCAG GATTTGAGGAAGGAATACAGGACATGAAGCCTGGAGGTAAACGAAGACTGATCGTTCCTCCAGAACTAGGACCACCA GTGGGGCCTTCCACTTTCTTTAGCTCCAAACAGTTCGAAGTTTTTGATGTTGAGTTATTGAGCATTCAAGATTGCACGAGGAGGACCATCGGGTTTTATTCCGATGTTGTGTGTGATTGA
- the LOC140826679 gene encoding transcription factor DUO1-like, which produces MEGKSRMIYDEMEEIQKGPWKEEEDRVLLNHVKKYGPRDWSSIRSKGLLQRTGKSCRLRWVNKLRPDLKNGVKFTAEEERTVIDLQAQFGNKWARIATYLAGRTDNDVKNFWSSRQKRLARILQTSAPSSSRSHKSSIKDFQAPLFHDDPSVEARKFSSSREEESVTKSQSSSSRIHDTEKTIKMEPLPDITYPSSLYYDSSLFQLYYDLEKKPFLEPPFYQIPQFQPDLSVPVESQEFVSRFGDPTFLDVFGHASGSMLGTAKLPIVPSCFGPTSGSQVSGSAKIMPDTFVEDFPPMDMFDQIEPLPSPSEWS; this is translated from the exons ATGGAAGGGAAGAGCAGAATGATTTACGACGAAATGGAAGAGATTCAGAAAGGGCCatggaaggaagaagaagaTCGAGTGTTGCTGAATCACGTGAAAAAGTATGGGCCGAGAGATTGGAGCTCCATTCGATCCAAAGGGCTGTTGCAGCGTACCGGAAAGTCGTGCCGCCTCCGATGGGTCAATAAACTCCGACCTGACTTGAAGAA TGGGGTGAAGTTTACAGCAGAGGAGGAGAGAACTGTGATTGATCTGCAAGCACAATTCGGGAACAAATGGGCTCGCATTGCCACGTATTTGGCCGGACGAACGGACAATGATGTCAAGAATTTCTGGAGCAGCAGGCAGAAGAGGCTCGCAAGAATCCTGCAGACATCTGCACCATCATCCAGCAGATCACATAAGAGTAGTATCAAGGATTTCCAGGCCCCTCTCTTCCATGATGATCCCTCCGTAGAA GCTCGTAAGTTCAGTTCATCAAGAGAGGAAGAATCAGTGACCAAATCCCAGTCCTCATCATCGAGGATTCATGACACCGAGAAGACAATCAAGATGGAGCCACTGCCGGATATAACCTACCCAAGTTCACTCTATTATGATTCGAGCCTTTTTCAGCTTTACTATGATCTTGAAAAGAAACCATTTCTCGAGCCACCCTTTTATCAGATTCCACAATTTCAACCAGATTTATCTGTACCAGTAGAAAGCCAAGAATTTGTGTCTAGGTTTGGAGATCCTACTTTCTTGGATGTGTTCGGACATGCTAGCGGGTCCATGTTGGGCACTGCCAAGCTTCCTATCGTGCCTTCATGTTTTGGACCTACGAGTGGCTCTCAAGTTTCTGGTAGTGCCAAGATTATGCCCGATACTTTTGTTGAAGACTTCCCTCCAATGGACATGTTTGATCAGATTGAACCACTTCCAAGCCCTTCAGAATGGTCATGA
- the LOC140828289 gene encoding homeobox-leucine zipper protein HAT4-like: MAKKDDCLGLSLSLRCPENLNPDPLPPPSATRLAAAAPLSLNLFRSPSPFMQLQKNSRTDAFQTVAALQAEPRIFLGGIDINRTLTVVECDEEVIVTSPNSTVSSISGKRSDREANDGERAASSSMEIEEDGGDAASRKKLRLSKEQAAVLEVTFKEHSTLNPKQKMGLAKQLNLRPRQVEVWFQNRRARTKLKQTEVDCEYLRRRCENLTEENRRLQKEVNDLRALKLSPQFYPPTTLTMCPRCEHVAAATRAAPSRQPVETSRPKS; this comes from the exons ATGGCAAAAAAAGATGATTGTTTAGGGTTGAGTTTGAGCTTAAGATGCCCGGAGAATCTGAATCCTGACCCTCTTCCTCCGCCTTCCGCCACGCGCCTAGCGGCAGCGGCCCCCTTGTCGTTGAATCTGTTTAGATCTCCTTCACCTTTTATGCAGCTGCAAAAAAATTCAAGAACTGATGCATTTCAAACTGTCGCAG CTCTCCAGGCGGAGCCCAGAATATTTCTTGGTGGGATCGATATAAATCGAACATTAACTGTAGTAGAATGCGATGAAGAAGTGATTGTTACATCCCCAAACAGCACAGTTTCAAGCATAAGCGGTAAGAGAAGTGATAGGGAAGCGAACGACGGAGAGAGAGCGGCGAGCAGCTCCATGGAGATAGAGGAAGACGGAGGCGACGCGGCGTCGAGGAAGAAGCTCCGCCTGTCCAAGGAACAGGCGGCGGTGCTGGAAGTGACTTTCAAGGAGCACAGCACTCTGAATCCA aaGCAAAAAATGGGACTAGCGAAACAGCTAAATCTGAGGCCTCGGCAGGTCGAGGTGTGGTTTCAGAACAGAAGGGCAAG GACAAAGTTGAAGCAAACAGAGGTAGATTGCGAGTACTTGAGACGCCGTTGCGAGAATTTGACGGAGGAAAACAGGCGATTGCAAAAGGAAGTGAACGACCTTCGGGCTCTGAAGCTCTCCCCGCAATTTTACCCTCCAACAACGCTGACAATGTGCCCCCGGTGCGAGCATGTGGCTGCAGCAACCCGCGCTGCCCCCAGCCGCCAACCTGTCGAGACCAGTCGTCCCAAATCGTGA
- the LOC140826676 gene encoding uncharacterized protein isoform X1 — translation MFPNGLYILRLLLQTFCTSRKNFLAAGEVCIMDRWRRVLKVQLYPNSSTFYRIAASLGLSSSPKNLAVPTGNAIFFSGDRVDWTGNPVIERLSDPMKIAEILVSKFGGSINAYVVEASIFNGPFAVFKDFIPSVNENGEPKTYDATGFPASTSLVLLLSKFLGEATNAILGKQKEPYQSEASSSSSHKPETAILGFSKGGIILNQLLTELSFYETQKNTVSGGVTSQEDSSVIPTSKESLLSSISEIHYVDVGLNSNGAYLTDKDVIDRISECLSRRATGIRFLFHGTPRQWSDERRIWIRKEKDALVRLLKRAAAARNDIDKLLIRERLYFPSKLPNLQMHFEIIEVMDVS, via the exons ATGTTTCCGAATGGACTTTATATTTTGAGACTGTTATTACAGACATTTTGCACTTCACGTAAGAATTTTCTTGCTGCAGGGGAAGTG TGTATCATGGATCGCTGGAGAAGAGTCTTGAAAGTTCAGTTGTATCCAAATAGCAGTACTTTCTACCGAATTGCAGCATCGCTCGGCCTctcttcttcacccaaaaaccTCGCT GTACCTACTGGAAATGCCATATTCTTTAGTGGAGATCGAGTGGACTGGACTGGAAATCCAGTGATTGAGAGATTATCCGATCCTATGAAAATTGCTGAAATTTTGGTTTCAAAGTTTGGGGGGTCCATTAATGCTTATGTTGTCGAGGCATCCATTTTCAATGGCCCTTTTGCAGTTTTTAAGGATTTTATCCCGTCTGTTAATGAGAATGGAGAGCCAAAAACATATGATGCTACTGGATTCCCAGCTTCTACATCGCTGGTCCTGCTTTTGTCAAAGTTTCTTGGAGAG GCAACGAATGCAATCTTGGGGAAACAGAAAGAGCCTTACCAGTCAGAAGCTTCTTCGTCATCTTCACACAAACCTGAGACAGCAATTCTTGGATTCAGCAAAGGAGGCATCATACTGAACCAGCTTTTAACCGAGCTTAGTTTTTATGAGACCCAAAAAAATACCGTGAGTGGAGGAGTAACTTCCCAAGAAGACAGCTCTGTCATACCCACCTCAAAAGAAAGCCTCTTAAGCAGCATATCTGAGATTCATTACGTGGACGTCGGCTTAAACTCTAATGGAGCATATCTCACTGATAAAGATGTGATCGATAGAATTTCTGAATGTCTTTCTCGTAGAGCAACTGGAATCCGGTTTCTTTTTCATGGAACACCTAGACAATGGTCTGATGAGAGGAGGATTTGGATTCGAAAGGAGAAGGATGCGCTAGTTCGTCTACTCAAAAGGGCAGCTGCTGCAAGGAACGATATAGATAAGTTACTAATTCGCGAGAGATTATATTTCCCTAGTAAGCTTCCTAATCTGCAAATGCATTTTGAAATAATTGAAGTTATGGATGTTAGTTGA
- the LOC140826676 gene encoding uncharacterized protein isoform X2: MDRWRRVLKVQLYPNSSTFYRIAASLGLSSSPKNLAVPTGNAIFFSGDRVDWTGNPVIERLSDPMKIAEILVSKFGGSINAYVVEASIFNGPFAVFKDFIPSVNENGEPKTYDATGFPASTSLVLLLSKFLGEATNAILGKQKEPYQSEASSSSSHKPETAILGFSKGGIILNQLLTELSFYETQKNTVSGGVTSQEDSSVIPTSKESLLSSISEIHYVDVGLNSNGAYLTDKDVIDRISECLSRRATGIRFLFHGTPRQWSDERRIWIRKEKDALVRLLKRAAAARNDIDKLLIRERLYFPSKLPNLQMHFEIIEVMDVS, translated from the exons ATGGATCGCTGGAGAAGAGTCTTGAAAGTTCAGTTGTATCCAAATAGCAGTACTTTCTACCGAATTGCAGCATCGCTCGGCCTctcttcttcacccaaaaaccTCGCT GTACCTACTGGAAATGCCATATTCTTTAGTGGAGATCGAGTGGACTGGACTGGAAATCCAGTGATTGAGAGATTATCCGATCCTATGAAAATTGCTGAAATTTTGGTTTCAAAGTTTGGGGGGTCCATTAATGCTTATGTTGTCGAGGCATCCATTTTCAATGGCCCTTTTGCAGTTTTTAAGGATTTTATCCCGTCTGTTAATGAGAATGGAGAGCCAAAAACATATGATGCTACTGGATTCCCAGCTTCTACATCGCTGGTCCTGCTTTTGTCAAAGTTTCTTGGAGAG GCAACGAATGCAATCTTGGGGAAACAGAAAGAGCCTTACCAGTCAGAAGCTTCTTCGTCATCTTCACACAAACCTGAGACAGCAATTCTTGGATTCAGCAAAGGAGGCATCATACTGAACCAGCTTTTAACCGAGCTTAGTTTTTATGAGACCCAAAAAAATACCGTGAGTGGAGGAGTAACTTCCCAAGAAGACAGCTCTGTCATACCCACCTCAAAAGAAAGCCTCTTAAGCAGCATATCTGAGATTCATTACGTGGACGTCGGCTTAAACTCTAATGGAGCATATCTCACTGATAAAGATGTGATCGATAGAATTTCTGAATGTCTTTCTCGTAGAGCAACTGGAATCCGGTTTCTTTTTCATGGAACACCTAGACAATGGTCTGATGAGAGGAGGATTTGGATTCGAAAGGAGAAGGATGCGCTAGTTCGTCTACTCAAAAGGGCAGCTGCTGCAAGGAACGATATAGATAAGTTACTAATTCGCGAGAGATTATATTTCCCTAGTAAGCTTCCTAATCTGCAAATGCATTTTGAAATAATTGAAGTTATGGATGTTAGTTGA